From Meiothermus sp., a single genomic window includes:
- a CDS encoding MarR family winged helix-turn-helix transcriptional regulator — protein MTWSLLTNLWRLSRGLREEAVPHLERLGLAPTDPWLLAEIEHHHYPTEAVRAMQIPAPTISQMLKRLEQAGLVVRSLDPADLRRYRFELTPAGRTVLEESRRHILAALERRLARLTPAQRQQFAQWLEVLAQEEAPPSKEQP, from the coding sequence ATGACCTGGAGCCTACTTACCAACCTATGGCGGTTGTCCCGTGGGCTGCGAGAGGAAGCGGTGCCCCACCTCGAGCGCCTGGGCCTGGCCCCCACCGACCCCTGGCTCCTGGCCGAAATCGAGCACCACCACTACCCCACCGAGGCAGTGCGGGCCATGCAGATACCGGCACCCACCATCAGCCAGATGCTGAAACGGCTCGAGCAGGCCGGACTGGTGGTGCGCTCGCTGGATCCTGCCGACCTGCGCCGCTATCGCTTCGAGCTGACCCCGGCTGGCCGGACGGTGCTGGAGGAAAGCCGTCGGCACATCCTAGCGGCCCTGGAACGCCGGCTGGCGCGACTAACCCCGGCCCAACGCCAGCAGTTTGCCCAATGGCTGGAAGTGCTGGCCCAGGAAGAAGCCCCTCCCTCAAAGGAACAACCATGA
- a CDS encoding DHA2 family efflux MFS transporter permease subunit, with the protein MNNPPLESTPTASGGMPRETLLTLIGILLGLFLAALDQTIVSTALPKIIADLNGAELYAWVTTSYLLASTVSAPIFGRLTELFSRKTILLVAIAIFLVGSALSGLAQNMPELILFRGLQGIGGGALFALALTTIAVLFPPRERGRVGGLFGAIFGVSSAVGPWLGGLLTDHFSWHWVFYINMPVGAVALWFILRFMPRLSPEHRERFDYLGAVLLVAWTVPLMLAFSWGGSSYAWLSPQIIGLLAFSAGALVLWVWSQNREEHPLFDLSVLRVRSFSLASAATFFYGPAFLGAVAFLPLYLQVVKGVSASASGVTVLPLTLGVVLGATGSGVLSGRLGRFKPLLLLGTGWLLAIFLTLHFLISLDTPLWLAVLLFFLLGLGLGPAQSLLQIAAQNNVPPQRLGSATAFTQLMRQIGSTVGIALMGTLLAKNLTAETCKVFPDDAACRPGALVQRSNEAGVGFNLDEQFAGLEAQIVAALKGDVQAYEALMRDPKVPAQAKEGLVKGGLPAQFEQLEQQVVAALKGDVQAYEALMRDPNLPAEFKSKLVRGGIPAQFQQLERQVTAALQGDLAAYNALIQDPQVPADLKTKLVKGGIPAQFRLLENQMVAALKGDTQAYEALMRDPNLPAEFKSKLVRGGIPAQFRQLENLLIAALRGDAKAYQAVQQNPQIPPAFKRQIPQGGIAARVEAQLQETLRLLEAAWQKDPQAAQALRANPRLDPRLRGLLDNPPPPEARAAVLAQVQAGLEAQAPQLVQTALQQATAQIRAGLQQAQAQALAEAIAGVKAGLSRAQTQAQSAAIAALRENLQKAQAKALEEAVRATHENLAKAQQKALEEVPREVVKQLEATKLKLEQALKEGITTAEQHIFLYSALFVLISLGFVLPLPNEELRGGFGARA; encoded by the coding sequence ATGAACAACCCTCCCCTCGAGTCAACTCCCACAGCTTCTGGCGGCATGCCCCGCGAAACCCTTCTAACCCTCATTGGCATTTTGTTGGGGCTTTTTCTGGCCGCGCTGGATCAGACCATCGTCTCAACGGCGCTGCCCAAAATCATCGCCGACCTCAACGGCGCCGAGCTTTATGCCTGGGTCACTACCTCCTATCTGCTGGCCTCCACGGTTTCGGCCCCCATCTTTGGCCGCCTTACCGAGCTTTTTAGCCGCAAAACCATTCTGCTCGTGGCCATAGCTATTTTCTTGGTGGGCTCTGCACTATCGGGCCTGGCTCAAAATATGCCCGAACTTATCCTCTTCAGGGGTCTGCAAGGTATTGGGGGCGGGGCTTTGTTCGCCCTGGCCCTGACCACCATCGCGGTGCTGTTTCCTCCACGCGAGCGCGGACGGGTGGGTGGGCTCTTTGGCGCCATCTTTGGCGTAAGCAGCGCAGTGGGCCCGTGGCTGGGGGGGCTGCTCACCGACCACTTCTCCTGGCACTGGGTTTTCTACATCAACATGCCGGTAGGAGCGGTGGCCTTGTGGTTCATCTTGCGCTTTATGCCACGCCTGAGTCCGGAGCATCGCGAACGCTTCGACTATCTAGGTGCGGTTCTGCTGGTAGCCTGGACGGTACCCCTGATGCTGGCCTTCTCTTGGGGTGGCAGCAGCTATGCCTGGCTAAGCCCTCAGATAATCGGCCTTTTAGCCTTTAGCGCAGGGGCTCTGGTACTCTGGGTCTGGTCGCAAAACCGCGAGGAGCATCCGCTGTTCGACCTTTCGGTTTTGCGGGTGCGGAGCTTCAGCCTGGCCTCGGCGGCTACCTTCTTCTACGGCCCGGCTTTTCTGGGGGCGGTGGCCTTCCTGCCGCTGTACCTACAGGTAGTCAAGGGGGTCTCGGCCTCGGCCTCGGGGGTGACGGTGCTGCCCCTCACGCTGGGGGTGGTGCTGGGAGCCACCGGCAGCGGGGTGCTCTCGGGCCGACTGGGCCGCTTCAAACCCCTGCTGCTGCTGGGGACAGGCTGGCTTTTGGCCATCTTCCTCACGCTGCACTTTTTGATCAGCTTGGACACCCCGCTCTGGCTGGCGGTGCTGCTCTTCTTCCTGCTGGGGCTGGGGTTGGGCCCGGCCCAGTCTCTTTTGCAGATTGCGGCCCAGAACAATGTGCCGCCCCAGCGGCTGGGCTCGGCTACGGCCTTTACCCAGCTCATGCGGCAGATCGGCTCCACGGTGGGTATCGCCCTGATGGGCACGCTCCTGGCTAAAAACCTCACCGCCGAGACTTGCAAGGTGTTCCCGGACGATGCGGCCTGCCGTCCCGGTGCACTGGTGCAGCGCAGTAACGAAGCCGGCGTGGGCTTTAACCTCGACGAGCAGTTTGCCGGGCTCGAGGCCCAGATCGTGGCCGCGCTCAAAGGCGATGTGCAGGCCTACGAAGCCCTAATGCGCGACCCGAAGGTACCCGCCCAGGCCAAAGAGGGCCTGGTCAAAGGCGGGCTTCCGGCCCAGTTTGAGCAGCTAGAGCAGCAGGTGGTTGCCGCGCTCAAAGGCGATGTGCAAGCCTACGAAGCCCTAATGCGCGACCCCAACCTTCCCGCCGAGTTCAAGTCCAAGCTGGTCAGGGGCGGCATCCCGGCCCAGTTCCAGCAGCTCGAGCGTCAGGTGACAGCAGCCCTCCAGGGAGACCTGGCTGCCTACAACGCGCTCATCCAAGACCCTCAAGTCCCCGCCGACCTTAAGACCAAACTGGTCAAGGGCGGTATTCCAGCCCAGTTCCGCCTCCTGGAAAACCAAATGGTAGCAGCCCTGAAGGGCGATACCCAGGCCTACGAAGCCCTGATGCGCGACCCCAACCTTCCCGCCGAGTTCAAGTCCAAGCTGGTCAGGGGCGGCATCCCGGCCCAGTTCCGCCAACTAGAAAACCTGCTGATTGCCGCCCTGCGCGGGGATGCAAAAGCTTACCAGGCCGTTCAACAAAACCCCCAAATTCCCCCTGCCTTCAAGCGCCAGATTCCCCAGGGTGGCATTGCAGCGCGGGTCGAGGCCCAACTACAAGAAACCCTGCGCTTGCTCGAGGCTGCCTGGCAAAAAGACCCCCAAGCAGCGCAAGCCTTGCGGGCCAACCCGCGGCTCGATCCACGCTTGCGGGGCCTCCTCGATAACCCCCCGCCCCCCGAAGCCCGCGCCGCGGTGCTGGCCCAGGTGCAAGCAGGCCTCGAGGCCCAAGCACCCCAACTTGTTCAAACCGCCTTACAGCAGGCCACCGCCCAGATCAGAGCCGGGCTGCAACAGGCCCAGGCCCAGGCCCTTGCAGAGGCCATCGCCGGGGTCAAGGCAGGCTTGAGCCGGGCGCAAACCCAAGCCCAGTCCGCCGCAATTGCAGCGCTGCGGGAGAATCTGCAAAAAGCCCAGGCCAAAGCACTCGAGGAGGCCGTGCGGGCCACCCACGAAAACCTGGCCAAAGCCCAACAGAAGGCCTTGGAAGAGGTGCCCCGCGAGGTGGTGAAGCAGCTCGAGGCCACCAAGCTCAAGCTAGAACAAGCCCTCAAAGAAGGTATTACCACCGCCGAACAACACATTTTCCTCTACTCGGCTTTGTTTGTCCTAATCTCGCTGGGGTTTGTTCTGCCGCTCCCCAACGAGGAGTTGCGCGGGGGCTTTGGGGCTCGAGCCTGA